A single Sorex araneus isolate mSorAra2 chromosome 8, mSorAra2.pri, whole genome shotgun sequence DNA region contains:
- the ETV2 gene encoding ETS translocation variant 2, translated as MDLWNWDEATSQEVPPGSTLPGLEGTDCGFYLPDLALQEDALTADTCWRGFPQLDWGSALAYPEASSWGAELSAQTLPWWGDWTEQAYPGSGAWSGVSQTLSPGPFAGWDGATSLKCTSSVGGTDPWSQAQAIATATNWDQSTGPDPAGCWSNSLGGEPRADCTISWGAAGSDCATSWDSGLHTDGLASAKGYRISELPAPSQPSQHSDRTTLARYPKTHHRGPIQLWQFLLELLQDGARRSCIRWTGNSREFQLCDPKEVARLWGERKRKPGMNYEKLSRGLRYYYRRDIVLKSGGRKYTYRFGGRVPALAYPDSAAGGQGALTQ; from the exons ATGGATCTGTGGAACTGGGATGAAGCAACCTCCCAGGAGGTGCCCCCAGGGAGCACGCTGCCAGGACTGG AAGGAACTGATTGCGGCTTCTACCTGCCTGATTTGGCGCTCCAGGAGGACGCGCTGACAGCCGACACGTGCTGGAGAG GGTTCCCGCAGCTGGACTGGGGCTCAGCGTTAGCATACCCAGAAGCTTCTTCGTGGGGGGCGG AGCTCTCGGCTCAGACTCTTCCGTGGTGGGGAGACTGGACAGAGCAGGCGTACCCCGGCTCGGGCGCTTGGAGCGGCGTCTCCCAGACCCTGAGCCCCGGCCCTTTCGCGGGTTGGGACGGAGCAACGAGCCTGAAATGCACCAGCTCGGTCGGAGGGACCGACCCGTGGTCGCAAGCGCAAGCCATCGCGACCGCCACCAACTGGGACCAATCTACTGGCCCCGACCCAGCCGGCTGCTGGAGCAACAGCCTGGGCGGGGAGCCGCGCGCGGACTGTACCATTTCGTGGGGGGCTGCGGGCTCGGACTGTGCCACCTCCTGGGACTCGGGGCTGCATACGGATGGCCTAGCCTCTGCGAAGGGGTACCGGATTTCAGAACTGCCCGCTCCCTCCCAACCCAGCCAGCACTCGGACCGCACAACTTTAGCTCGTTACCCCAAAACTCATCACCGAG GTCCTATTCAGCTCTGGCAATTTCTCTTGGAGCTGCTCCAAGACGGGGCGCGCCGCAGCTGCATCCGCTGGACGGGTAACAGCCGCGAATTCCAGCTCTGCGACCCCAAAGAG GTGGCGCGGCTGTGGGGCGAGCGCAAGAGGAAGCCGGGCATGAACTACGAAAAGCTAAGCCGAGGCCTGCGCTACTACTACCGCCGCGACATCGTGCTCAAGAGCGGGGGCCGAAAGTACACTTACCGATTCGGGGGCCGCGTCCCGGCTCTAGCCTATCCCGACAGCGCCGCGGGCGGGCAGGGAGCATTGACCCAATAA